Proteins from one Rosa chinensis cultivar Old Blush chromosome 7, RchiOBHm-V2, whole genome shotgun sequence genomic window:
- the LOC112175395 gene encoding signal recognition particle receptor FtsY-like — translation MTLTELKDNPQQGEDSLDCGLFVMYTMEKISNKGTVPKKLTKDDILKFRAHVVKSFAERFFKKVRGMAELKRKQSEESREEQSEEQSSEETIAEKLKQIKRNKVNERKRRKQKTEDEEESSEDEEETTKVEEESNEEQVRENKNNLTEGTLELLQKTPSATLLDAFHGGSIKEKDTKKSDDLITLLLQAYDSDTDLFVFGNRKFRMSTSDISMILGVPGSGLSIPKTKEGAYKSEFVTKYFDKKQRINKAAAEEALKKALAETPETGEEKTKRDRNVAVTCQVTVDVTVKFMSLTMSLVPTAQVTEQVIDYVTAHVIVIF, via the exons ATGACATTGACAGAACTCAAAGACAACCCTCAGCAAGGAGAAGATTC ATTGGATTGCGGACTTTTTGTAATGTACACAATGGAGAAAATTTCGAACAAAGGGACAGTTCCAAAGAAGCTCACAAAGgatgatattttgaaatttagagCTCATGTGGTAAAGTCATTTGCAGAGA GATTTTTTAAAAAAGTTCGAGGAATGGCcgaactaaaaagaaaacaaagtgagGAATCCAGAGAAGAACAATCTGAAGAACAAAGTTCAGAAGAAACAATTGCGGAAAAGTTAAAACAGATAAAACGGAATAAAGTAAATGAGAGAAAAAGGCGAAAGCAGaaaactgaagatgaagaagaatcaaGTGAAGATGAGGAAGAAACAACTAAAGTTGAAGAAGAATCTAATGAAGAACAAGTCCGGG aaaacaaaaataacctgACTGAAGGGACTTTAGAGCTGCTGCAGAAAACTCCCTCTGCAACACTGTTAGATGCATTCCATGGAGGTTCAATTAAAGaaaaggatacaaagaaatcAGATGATTTAATCACACTTCTGCTACAAGCATACGACAGCGACACAGACCTTTTTGTGTTTGGAAACAGGAAATTCAGAATGTCAACAAGTGATATATCTATGATTTTAGGAGTGCCGGGATCCGGGTTATCAATACCAAAGACCAAAGAAGGGGCATACAAATCTGAGTTCGTGACTAAATACTTTGACAAAAAGCAGAGGATCAACAAGGCGGCTGCAGAGGAAGCTTTGAAGAAGGCATTGGCAGAAACTCCAGAAACAggggaagaaaaaacaaaacggGACAGAAATGTTGCC GTAACTTGCCAGGTCACTGTTGATGTTACTGTCAAGTTTATGTCACTGACAATGTCACT GGTTCCAACTGCTCAGGTCACTGAGCAAGTCATTGACTATGTCACTGCTCATGTTATTGTTATATTTTGA